A section of the Neisseria dumasiana genome encodes:
- a CDS encoding DUF3108 domain-containing protein: MKTFSLPLLALALAAPLSVSAAELPQSAELKYSGSYGIPATMTFNRNGNSYKIVSHIKVPLYNIRFESGGTISGNRLIPSYYKDVRGGKTYAEAKFGGGKVTYGKAGEQKTEAASGTTMDLFTLAWQLAANDASLPSGLRITNGKKIYRVGGLNKTGSGQYKISGGSTEVNKYRIQRGDSTVNYAFAPAFNNIPAQITYTDDGKTYDLKLTSIKINGQAVKP, encoded by the coding sequence ATGAAAACATTTAGCCTGCCGCTGCTCGCACTCGCTTTGGCCGCTCCCTTATCCGTATCTGCGGCCGAGCTGCCGCAATCGGCCGAACTGAAATATTCGGGCAGCTACGGCATCCCCGCCACCATGACTTTCAACCGCAACGGCAACAGCTACAAAATCGTTTCCCATATCAAAGTGCCGCTGTACAACATCCGCTTTGAATCCGGCGGCACCATTTCCGGCAACCGCCTGATTCCTTCCTACTATAAAGATGTGCGCGGCGGCAAAACCTATGCCGAAGCCAAATTCGGCGGCGGCAAAGTTACCTACGGCAAAGCGGGCGAACAAAAAACCGAAGCTGCTTCCGGCACCACCATGGATTTGTTCACCCTCGCGTGGCAGCTGGCCGCCAACGATGCCTCCCTGCCCTCCGGCCTGCGCATTACCAACGGTAAAAAAATCTACCGTGTCGGCGGCCTGAACAAAACCGGCAGCGGCCAATACAAAATCAGCGGCGGCAGCACCGAAGTGAACAAATACCGCATCCAACGCGGCGACAGCACGGTAAATTACGCTTTTGCACCGGCGTTTAACAACATACCTGCCCAAATCACTTACACCGACGACGGCAAAACCTATGATTTGAAACTGACAAGTATTAAAATCAACGGTCAAGCCGTTAAGCCTTGA
- a CDS encoding potassium/proton antiporter, with protein MDGINTLFLLAGLLLFLSVVSTTLSARLGLPLLLMFLGVGMLAGEDGIGGIAFNNFVTATLIGQLSLAVILLDGGLRTKLDSFRIALKPASVLASWGVIATVALLGIFATLYMDVDWRLGILMAAIVGSTDAGAVFSLLRNSGVRLNERVQATLEIESGANDPMAIFLVTALIALTMNPEEAGVFAFLWMLVQQLGFGLLLGFIGGKILSRLTRRLNLAEGLYALMIVSGGLLIFAFTNLIGGSGFLAVYLAGIIVGNRHSHATEHVLRVMDGLAWLAQASMFVVLGLLVTPSRLLEHGLDALAIAAFLMLVARPLAVASGIWKFHYNMREMAYISWVGLRGAVPITLAMMPLVMGVPNARLLFDVAFAVVILSLLIQGTTIPIVARWLKVTVPPKPEPKDSREIWLSESESVPLLAYEVVADSDAEGMHPDEVAQDLDLLSTRCFALIRNDKREELGLDTRLQAGDIAWYIVPPEQVDTIAKRFSETGNSVRVNFNFFGEFVVNPASMAGDLADAYGLRLEEEERNLTLRGLFKKRFEGNVPVEGDRIHIGDFILTVKELEQDGSMKWLGLKCPS; from the coding sequence ATGGACGGAATCAACACCTTATTCTTACTGGCGGGATTGCTGCTGTTTCTCAGCGTTGTTTCCACCACACTTTCAGCCCGGCTGGGGCTGCCGCTGTTATTGATGTTTCTCGGCGTCGGCATGTTGGCCGGCGAAGACGGTATCGGCGGAATCGCCTTTAACAACTTTGTTACCGCCACTTTAATCGGGCAACTTTCTTTAGCCGTGATCCTGCTCGACGGCGGCCTGCGCACCAAGCTCGACAGCTTCCGCATCGCACTCAAACCCGCTTCGGTGTTGGCCAGCTGGGGCGTGATTGCCACCGTGGCACTATTAGGCATTTTTGCCACACTTTATATGGATGTGGATTGGCGGCTGGGTATTTTAATGGCCGCCATTGTCGGCTCTACCGATGCCGGTGCCGTATTCAGCCTGCTGCGCAACAGCGGCGTGCGCTTAAACGAACGGGTGCAGGCCACTTTGGAAATCGAATCGGGCGCCAACGACCCGATGGCGATTTTTCTCGTAACGGCATTAATCGCCCTAACCATGAACCCCGAAGAAGCGGGCGTATTTGCATTTTTATGGATGCTGGTGCAGCAGCTCGGTTTCGGTCTGCTGTTGGGCTTTATCGGCGGTAAAATCCTTTCCCGCCTCACCCGCCGTCTGAATTTGGCAGAAGGCCTGTATGCCCTGATGATTGTTTCAGGCGGCCTGTTGATTTTTGCCTTTACCAACCTGATCGGCGGCAGCGGATTTTTAGCCGTTTATCTGGCAGGCATCATCGTAGGCAACCGCCACAGCCACGCCACCGAGCATGTTTTACGCGTGATGGACGGTTTGGCATGGTTGGCACAAGCCAGCATGTTTGTGGTGCTGGGTCTGCTGGTTACGCCTTCCCGCCTGCTCGAACACGGTTTGGACGCATTGGCGATTGCCGCCTTCCTAATGCTGGTTGCCCGCCCGCTTGCCGTGGCCAGCGGCATTTGGAAATTCCACTACAACATGCGCGAAATGGCCTACATCAGCTGGGTAGGCTTGCGCGGTGCCGTGCCGATTACCCTTGCCATGATGCCTTTGGTGATGGGCGTGCCTAATGCGCGGCTGCTGTTCGATGTGGCTTTTGCCGTGGTGATTTTGTCGTTATTGATTCAGGGCACAACCATTCCGATTGTCGCCCGCTGGCTGAAAGTAACCGTGCCGCCCAAACCCGAGCCGAAAGACAGCCGCGAGATATGGCTTTCCGAAAGCGAATCGGTGCCGCTTTTGGCTTATGAAGTGGTTGCCGATTCGGATGCGGAAGGCATGCACCCCGACGAAGTGGCCCAAGATTTAGACTTGCTTTCCACCCGCTGCTTCGCCCTCATCCGCAACGACAAACGCGAAGAGCTGGGGCTGGATACCCGCTTGCAGGCAGGCGATATTGCTTGGTACATCGTGCCGCCCGAACAAGTGGATACCATCGCCAAACGCTTTTCCGAAACCGGCAACTCCGTGCGCGTCAACTTCAACTTCTTCGGCGAATTCGTGGTCAATCCCGCCAGCATGGCCGGCGACCTGGCCGATGCTTACGGGCTGCGGCTGGAAGAAGAAGAACGCAACCTGACTTTGCGCGGGCTGTTTAAAAAACGCTTCGAAGGCAATGTGCCCGTAGAAGGCGACCGTATCCACATCGGCGATTTCATCTTAACCGTGAAAGAGCTTGAGCAAGACGGTTCAATGAAATGGCTGGGCTTGAAATGCCCGAGCTGA
- a CDS encoding STAS/SEC14 domain-containing protein — translation MISIREQDYGLNVALYNEFTVEDFYEFERAALECTQKIHRPDMLLDLSMLKDFTIDMAIEQLKFMREHEDDFGRIAIVVDDVWIKLGTRLSSLITQQHPKYFDDAASAQQWLQQARSE, via the coding sequence ATGATTTCCATCCGCGAACAGGATTATGGTTTGAATGTGGCTCTGTATAACGAGTTTACAGTGGAAGACTTTTATGAATTTGAACGTGCCGCGCTCGAATGCACACAAAAAATCCACCGCCCCGATATGCTGCTCGATTTAAGCATGCTTAAAGATTTCACCATCGACATGGCTATCGAACAGCTGAAATTCATGCGTGAACACGAAGACGACTTCGGCCGCATCGCCATCGTGGTAGACGACGTATGGATCAAACTGGGCACCCGCCTCTCCAGCCTGATTACCCAACAGCATCCCAAATATTTCGATGATGCCGCATCTGCCCAACAATGGCTCCAGCAGGCCCGCTCCGAATAA
- a CDS encoding DUF808 domain-containing protein yields the protein MAFASLFTLLDDIASVLDDVAVMTKMAAKKTAGVVGDDLALNANQVTGVSAERELPIVWAVAKGSMINKVILVPAALLLSIFIPSLIKPLLVIGGAFLCFEGVEKLLHKFLNKHSGHDHNAAVGDEIVDEKTKIKGAIRTDFILSAEIIIIALGVVGSYGVLTKSLVLSVIGIGMTVLVYGLVAGIVKMDDFGMWLMNKTSTAARALGKGIILFMPWFMRALSVVGMLAMFLVGGGIIVHNIDFVHHLLEKYGVVEGLASYPATLLVGLLTGAAVCAVVLPAMKLFGKKAAH from the coding sequence ATGGCCTTTGCCTCTCTTTTTACTTTGCTTGACGATATTGCCTCGGTATTGGACGACGTGGCAGTGATGACCAAAATGGCGGCGAAAAAAACCGCAGGCGTGGTAGGCGACGATTTGGCCTTGAACGCCAACCAAGTTACCGGCGTTTCGGCCGAGCGCGAGCTGCCGATTGTGTGGGCTGTCGCCAAAGGTTCGATGATTAACAAAGTGATTTTGGTTCCTGCGGCATTGCTTTTGTCTATCTTCATACCGTCGCTGATCAAACCGCTGCTGGTTATCGGCGGGGCGTTTTTATGTTTTGAAGGGGTGGAAAAACTGCTGCACAAGTTTTTAAACAAACACAGCGGTCATGATCACAATGCGGCGGTGGGCGATGAAATCGTAGATGAAAAAACCAAAATCAAAGGCGCCATCCGCACCGATTTTATTTTGTCGGCCGAAATCATCATTATTGCGTTGGGTGTGGTGGGCAGCTACGGCGTGCTGACCAAATCGCTGGTGTTGTCGGTTATCGGTATCGGCATGACGGTGCTGGTGTACGGTTTGGTGGCCGGCATTGTGAAGATGGACGATTTCGGCATGTGGCTGATGAACAAAACCAGCACCGCCGCCCGTGCGTTGGGTAAAGGCATTATCCTGTTTATGCCGTGGTTTATGCGTGCTTTAAGCGTAGTCGGCATGTTGGCGATGTTTTTGGTGGGCGGCGGAATCATTGTTCACAACATCGACTTCGTTCACCACCTGCTTGAAAAATACGGTGTGGTCGAAGGCTTGGCCAGCTATCCCGCCACGTTGCTCGTCGGCCTGCTGACCGGTGCGGCGGTGTGTGCCGTGGTGCTGCCGGCCATGAAGCTGTTCGGTAAAAAAGCGGCGCATTAA
- a CDS encoding DMT family transporter produces MNTTAHPPYKDPLGSGWMIIAAVCFTLMNLLVKSASQKFSLGTGELVFWRMGFAALFLGISAKAQGKSFRTPHWKAHLNRSISGTLGMLCIFYAIMHLPLATGVTLGYTSSIFLAVLSFIVLKEKISSYTAAVLVLGFIGVVVLLNPSFQSGQEFAALVGLCGGLLAAWAYLLVRELSLLGEPGWRIVFYLSVVGMALSSVWATYTGWHSLSWQTLPHLVGIGLSAMIAQLCMTRAYKVGKKFTVASLSYLTVVFSSLAGVWFLGDKISWQEVLGMGIIVASGILSSLNPSRLRTFRLSK; encoded by the coding sequence ATGAACACAACCGCCCACCCTCCATACAAAGACCCGCTCGGCTCAGGCTGGATGATTATTGCTGCCGTCTGCTTTACCCTGATGAACCTTTTGGTAAAAAGTGCCTCGCAAAAATTCTCTCTCGGCACCGGCGAACTGGTATTTTGGCGGATGGGTTTCGCCGCCCTTTTTCTCGGCATCAGTGCCAAAGCACAAGGCAAAAGCTTCCGCACACCGCATTGGAAAGCGCATTTGAACCGCAGCATATCCGGCACCTTGGGTATGCTGTGCATTTTTTACGCCATCATGCACTTGCCGCTGGCAACCGGCGTAACCCTCGGCTACACCTCTTCGATTTTTCTTGCCGTTTTATCGTTTATTGTTTTAAAAGAAAAAATTTCTTCCTACACAGCGGCCGTGCTGGTTTTGGGCTTTATCGGCGTAGTCGTGCTGCTCAACCCTTCTTTTCAAAGCGGGCAGGAATTTGCCGCCTTAGTCGGCCTGTGCGGCGGCCTGCTTGCCGCTTGGGCTTATCTGCTCGTGCGCGAACTTTCGCTGCTGGGCGAACCGGGTTGGCGGATTGTGTTTTACCTTTCTGTGGTCGGCATGGCTTTATCGAGCGTATGGGCTACATATACCGGCTGGCACAGCCTTTCATGGCAAACCCTGCCCCATCTCGTCGGCATCGGCCTTTCCGCCATGATTGCCCAACTGTGTATGACCCGCGCTTATAAAGTAGGCAAAAAATTCACCGTAGCATCTCTTTCTTATTTAACAGTTGTCTTTTCCTCACTTGCAGGCGTTTGGTTTTTGGGCGACAAAATCAGCTGGCAGGAAGTTCTGGGAATGGGTATTATTGTGGCAAGCGGTATCTTGAGCAGCCTAAACCCTTCACGGCTGCGCACATTCAGATTATCTAAATAA
- the purN gene encoding phosphoribosylglycinamide formyltransferase yields MKNIVILISGRGSNMQAIVDAQIPNVRIAAVLSNNEHAAGLAWAAQRGIATDSLNHKQFADRSAFDRAMMEKIDAYQPDLIVLAGFMRILTPEFCRHYEGSLINIHPSLLPAFTGLHTHERAIEAGCRIAGCTIHFVTPELDCGPIITQGAVPVFDDDTADTLAARVLKVEHQLFPQAVADFAAGRLNINGNRVIRTPSAHIESQLLA; encoded by the coding sequence ATGAAAAACATCGTTATCCTGATTTCCGGCAGAGGCAGCAATATGCAGGCCATTGTTGATGCCCAAATCCCCAATGTGCGTATTGCCGCCGTGTTGAGCAACAACGAACACGCCGCCGGTTTGGCTTGGGCGGCGCAGCGCGGTATTGCTACCGACAGCCTGAACCACAAGCAATTTGCCGACCGCTCGGCGTTCGACCGCGCAATGATGGAAAAAATCGATGCTTATCAGCCGGATTTAATCGTGTTGGCAGGCTTTATGCGCATTCTTACCCCCGAGTTTTGCCGCCATTACGAAGGGAGTTTGATCAACATCCACCCTTCCCTGCTGCCCGCCTTCACCGGCCTGCACACCCACGAACGCGCCATCGAAGCGGGCTGCCGCATTGCCGGCTGCACCATTCATTTTGTGACACCCGAACTGGACTGCGGCCCCATAATCACACAAGGCGCCGTGCCGGTGTTCGACGACGACACCGCCGATACACTGGCGGCACGGGTTTTAAAAGTAGAACACCAATTATTTCCACAAGCCGTGGCAGATTTTGCCGCAGGCCGTCTGAACATAAACGGCAACCGCGTTATCCGCACACCTTCGGCCCACATTGAATCCCAACTGCTGGCCTGA
- the kdsA gene encoding 3-deoxy-8-phosphooctulonate synthase has protein sequence MNVNIKNITVANDAPFTLFGGINVLEDLDSTLKACEHYVKVTDKLGIPYVFKASFDKANRSSIHSYRGVGLDEGMKIFAAVKKEFDVPVITDVHEPYQCQPVAEVCDVIQLPAFLARQTDLVVAMAKTGNVINVKKPQFLSPSQMKNIVEKFKEAGNEQVILCERGAQFGYDNLVVDMLGFGVMKKTCGNLPVIFDVTHSLQQRESGAAASGGRRSQVLDLALAGMGTRLAGLFLESHANPDEAKCDGPSALPLAKLEDFLVRVKAVDDVVKSFPVLAID, from the coding sequence ATGAACGTTAACATCAAAAATATTACCGTAGCCAACGATGCGCCGTTTACCCTGTTCGGCGGCATCAACGTGCTGGAAGATTTGGATTCCACCCTTAAAGCCTGCGAACATTACGTTAAAGTAACCGACAAACTCGGCATTCCCTATGTGTTCAAAGCCTCGTTCGACAAGGCCAACCGTTCGTCTATCCATTCTTACCGCGGCGTCGGTTTGGACGAAGGCATGAAAATCTTTGCCGCCGTGAAAAAAGAATTCGATGTGCCGGTGATTACCGACGTGCACGAGCCGTACCAATGCCAGCCCGTTGCCGAAGTATGCGACGTCATCCAACTGCCCGCATTTTTGGCGCGTCAAACCGATTTGGTGGTGGCGATGGCGAAAACAGGCAATGTTATCAATGTGAAGAAGCCGCAGTTTTTAAGCCCTTCGCAAATGAAAAACATCGTGGAAAAATTTAAAGAAGCGGGTAACGAGCAAGTGATTTTGTGCGAACGCGGCGCACAATTCGGCTACGACAATTTGGTGGTCGATATGCTCGGCTTCGGCGTGATGAAGAAAACCTGCGGCAATCTGCCGGTGATTTTCGATGTAACCCACTCGCTGCAACAGCGCGAATCGGGTGCCGCCGCATCGGGCGGCCGCCGCAGCCAAGTGCTTGATTTGGCACTCGCAGGCATGGGAACGCGCTTGGCGGGTCTGTTTTTGGAATCGCACGCGAATCCCGACGAAGCCAAATGCGACGGCCCGAGTGCGCTGCCGTTAGCAAAATTGGAAGATTTTTTGGTGCGCGTGAAAGCGGTTGACGATGTAGTGAAATCGTTTCCGGTGCTGGCTATCGACTGA
- the aroC gene encoding chorismate synthase: protein MGQRTTQKCAANEGFAKVSAFYATLAANIHFPTSKIMAGNTFGQLFTVTTFGESHGPALGCIIDGCPPGLALNAADIQTDLDRRKPGTSRHVTQRREADEVEILSGVFEGKTTGTPIALLIRNTDQRSKDYGNIAQSFRPGHADYTYWHKYGIRDYRGGGRSSARETAARVAAGAVAKKWLKEQFGTEITAYVTQVGEKTIAFEGYEHIGNNPFFAANQSQIAELENYMDSIRKSLDSVGAKLAIEARNVPVGLGEPVFDRLDADIAHAMMSINAVKGVEIGAGFGCITQRGSEHGDELTPEGFLSNHAGGILGGISTGQNITANIAVKPTSSIATPRRSIDIHGNPVELATHGRHDPCVGLRAAPIAEAMLALVLIDHVLRHRAQNADVSVSTPDIAANR from the coding sequence ATCGGGCAGCGCACAACGCAGAAATGCGCCGCAAATGAGGGTTTTGCAAAGGTCTCGGCCTTTTATGCTACACTTGCCGCCAATATCCACTTTCCCACATCAAAAATCATGGCAGGCAATACATTCGGACAACTCTTCACCGTAACCACTTTCGGCGAAAGCCACGGCCCCGCATTGGGCTGCATCATCGACGGCTGCCCGCCCGGGCTTGCATTAAACGCCGCCGACATCCAAACCGACCTCGACCGCCGCAAGCCCGGCACCAGCCGCCACGTTACCCAACGGCGCGAAGCCGACGAAGTGGAAATCCTTTCCGGCGTATTTGAAGGTAAAACCACCGGCACCCCGATTGCCCTGCTCATCCGCAACACCGACCAGCGCAGCAAAGACTACGGCAACATCGCCCAAAGCTTCCGCCCCGGTCATGCCGACTACACCTACTGGCACAAATACGGCATCCGCGACTACCGAGGCGGCGGCCGCAGCTCCGCCCGAGAAACCGCCGCCCGCGTTGCCGCCGGAGCGGTGGCCAAAAAATGGCTGAAAGAACAATTCGGCACCGAAATCACCGCCTACGTTACCCAAGTCGGCGAAAAAACCATCGCCTTCGAAGGCTACGAACACATCGGCAACAATCCTTTCTTTGCCGCCAACCAAAGCCAAATTGCCGAACTCGAAAACTATATGGACAGCATCCGCAAATCGCTGGATTCGGTCGGCGCCAAACTCGCTATCGAAGCCCGCAACGTGCCCGTCGGCTTGGGCGAACCCGTATTCGACCGTTTGGATGCCGACATCGCCCATGCCATGATGTCGATTAACGCCGTCAAAGGCGTAGAAATCGGCGCAGGTTTCGGCTGCATTACCCAGCGCGGCAGCGAACACGGCGACGAACTTACTCCCGAAGGTTTCTTATCCAACCACGCAGGCGGCATCTTGGGCGGCATCAGCACCGGCCAAAACATCACGGCAAACATCGCCGTCAAACCCACCAGCAGCATCGCCACCCCGCGCCGCTCGATTGACATACACGGCAACCCTGTCGAATTGGCTACCCACGGCCGCCACGACCCCTGCGTCGGCCTGCGCGCCGCTCCGATTGCCGAAGCCATGCTTGCCCTGGTGCTGATCGATCATGTCCTGCGCCACCGTGCACAAAATGCCGATGTGAGCGTGAGCACACCCGATATCGCCGCAAACAGGTAA
- a CDS encoding ProQ/FINO family protein, whose amino-acid sequence MTKETALGAALKTAVQTMSKKKQTDMIADYIYNKYDVFKRFKPLAVGIDQDLVTALPQFDPALIARVLANHCRRPRYLKALARGGKRFDLNNRFKGEVSPEEQAVAQQHPSVQQALAAQAERKAAAEAKKAEAQPENAADNTEQAEPSASAK is encoded by the coding sequence ATGACGAAGGAAACCGCTTTGGGTGCTGCGCTCAAAACCGCAGTGCAAACCATGAGCAAAAAGAAACAAACCGATATGATTGCCGACTACATCTACAACAAATACGATGTATTCAAACGCTTCAAACCCTTGGCCGTCGGCATCGATCAAGATCTCGTCACCGCCCTGCCGCAATTCGATCCGGCTCTGATTGCCCGCGTATTGGCCAATCATTGCCGCCGCCCCCGCTATCTCAAAGCATTGGCACGCGGCGGCAAACGCTTCGATTTGAACAACCGCTTCAAAGGCGAAGTAAGCCCCGAAGAGCAGGCTGTTGCCCAACAGCATCCGTCAGTACAACAAGCCCTTGCCGCACAAGCCGAGCGTAAAGCTGCGGCGGAAGCGAAAAAAGCCGAGGCACAACCCGAAAACGCTGCGGATAATACCGAGCAAGCCGAGCCTTCTGCTTCTGCCAAATAA
- the mnmA gene encoding tRNA 2-thiouridine(34) synthase MnmA, translating into MHTSTPQNIIVGLSGGVDSSVTAYLLKQQGHQVRGVFMQNWEDDDNDEYCSIKQDSFDAIAVADIIGIDIDIVNFAAQYKDNVFAYFLTEYSAGRTPNPDVLCNAEIKFKCFLDYAIEQGADVIATGHYARKEVRNGVHYLLKGLDNNKDQSYFLYRLKPHQLQRAIFPLGDLEKPEVRRLAAEAELPTAAKKDSTGICFIGERPFREFLQQYLPTDNGYMVTPEGKKVGGHVGLMFYTIGQRKGLGIGGAGEPWFVAGKDLTRNQLIVVQGHDHPLLYTKSLTMNDLSWTLPERPAEGRYTCKTRYRMADAPCELRYIDNETAELLFDEPQWAVTPGQSAVLYDGDVCLGGGIITATDKPVIITQ; encoded by the coding sequence ATGCACACATCCACTCCGCAAAACATCATCGTCGGCCTATCCGGCGGCGTTGATTCATCCGTAACCGCGTATCTGCTCAAACAGCAAGGCCATCAAGTGCGCGGCGTTTTCATGCAAAACTGGGAAGACGACGACAACGACGAATATTGCAGCATCAAACAAGACTCGTTTGATGCCATCGCCGTGGCCGACATCATCGGCATCGACATCGACATCGTCAACTTCGCCGCCCAATACAAAGACAACGTATTCGCTTATTTTCTCACAGAATATTCGGCAGGCCGCACGCCCAATCCCGACGTATTGTGCAACGCCGAAATCAAATTCAAATGCTTTCTCGACTACGCCATCGAACAAGGCGCAGACGTGATCGCCACCGGCCACTACGCCCGCAAAGAAGTGCGCAACGGCGTGCACTACCTGCTCAAAGGTCTCGACAACAATAAAGACCAAAGCTACTTTTTATACCGCCTCAAACCGCACCAGCTCCAACGCGCCATTTTCCCGCTCGGCGACTTGGAAAAACCCGAAGTGCGCCGCCTTGCCGCCGAGGCCGAGTTGCCGACCGCCGCCAAAAAAGACAGCACCGGCATCTGCTTTATCGGCGAACGCCCGTTCCGCGAGTTCCTGCAACAATACCTGCCCACCGACAACGGCTACATGGTTACGCCAGAAGGCAAAAAAGTAGGCGGACACGTCGGCCTGATGTTCTACACCATCGGCCAGCGCAAGGGTTTGGGCATCGGTGGCGCAGGCGAACCGTGGTTTGTTGCCGGTAAAGATTTGACCCGCAACCAATTAATCGTCGTACAAGGCCACGACCACCCGCTGCTCTACACCAAGAGCCTGACCATGAACGATTTAAGCTGGACACTGCCCGAACGCCCCGCCGAAGGCCGTTACACCTGCAAAACCCGCTACCGCATGGCCGATGCGCCGTGCGAACTGCGCTACATCGACAACGAAACCGCCGAGCTGCTGTTCGACGAACCGCAATGGGCCGTTACCCCCGGCCAATCCGCCGTACTCTACGACGGCGACGTATGCTTGGGCGGCGGCATCATTACGGCTACCGACAAACCCGTTATCATTACACAATAA
- the panD gene encoding aspartate 1-decarboxylase — MFRTMLGGKIHRATVTEADLNYVGSITIDQDLLDAAGICVNEKVQIVNNNNGARLETYTIPGERGSGVICLNGAAARLVQKGDIVIIMSYVMMSSEEAAKHEPKVVLVNEKNKIRGIIHYEPPHTVL; from the coding sequence ATGTTCCGTACCATGCTCGGCGGCAAAATCCACCGTGCCACCGTTACCGAAGCCGATTTGAACTACGTCGGCAGCATCACCATCGACCAAGATTTACTCGACGCAGCAGGCATTTGCGTGAACGAGAAAGTGCAAATCGTCAACAACAACAACGGCGCGCGCCTTGAAACTTATACGATTCCCGGCGAGCGCGGCAGCGGCGTAATCTGCCTCAATGGTGCCGCAGCGCGCTTGGTGCAGAAAGGCGATATTGTGATTATTATGTCGTATGTGATGATGAGCAGCGAAGAAGCCGCCAAACACGAGCCGAAAGTGGTTTTGGTGAACGAGAAAAACAAAATCCGCGGCATCATTCATTACGAACCGCCGCATACCGTTTTATAA
- a CDS encoding DUF4198 domain-containing protein, with translation MKKYSAFALAALLAAASAHAHRVWVETAHTHGGEILKAELGYGEFPDMEPIAKDRLHIFRKPMQLVTEKGKEDLVQKGEHNYQYQSKKPVKDGSYLVTAEYQPTFWSKNKAGWKQASIKEMPDADYCEQTRMYGKNIVNVGHESADTKIITRPVGQGLEIVPLDNPANIHVGDRFKVRVLFNGEPLPGAVVTATFDGFDNSDRSKSHKVEAQAFYDKAGDDGTVDIIPLRQGFWKAMVEHKADYPDQKVCQKLASYTTLTFQIGHQAH, from the coding sequence ATGAAAAAATACAGCGCATTTGCTTTGGCTGCTTTGCTTGCAGCCGCTTCGGCACACGCCCACCGCGTATGGGTGGAAACCGCGCACACGCACGGCGGCGAAATTTTGAAAGCGGAATTGGGTTATGGCGAGTTCCCCGATATGGAACCGATTGCGAAAGACCGTCTCCACATTTTCCGCAAACCGATGCAGCTGGTTACCGAAAAGGGCAAAGAAGATTTGGTGCAAAAAGGCGAGCACAATTACCAATACCAAAGCAAAAAGCCGGTGAAAGACGGCAGCTATCTGGTGACAGCCGAATACCAGCCTACTTTCTGGTCTAAAAACAAAGCAGGTTGGAAGCAGGCCAGCATTAAAGAAATGCCCGATGCCGATTATTGCGAACAAACCCGCATGTACGGCAAAAACATTGTGAATGTAGGCCATGAAAGTGCCGACACCAAAATCATTACCCGTCCGGTAGGCCAAGGTTTGGAAATCGTGCCGCTTGATAATCCTGCCAATATTCATGTGGGCGACCGCTTCAAGGTGCGCGTGTTGTTTAACGGCGAACCGCTGCCGGGTGCGGTGGTAACGGCCACTTTCGACGGTTTCGACAACAGCGACCGCAGCAAATCGCACAAAGTGGAAGCGCAGGCGTTTTACGATAAAGCGGGTGACGACGGTACGGTAGATATTATCCCGTTGCGCCAAGGTTTTTGGAAAGCGATGGTGGAGCACAAGGCGGATTATCCCGACCAAAAAGTCTGCCAAAAACTCGCCAGCTATACTACGCTGACTTTCCAAATCGGACATCAGGCACATTAA